The genomic DNA CGAGGTGGTAACCGTCAGCGACGCCGAAACGGTGGCCGCGATGAAGCTTCTGTGGGCCGAGCTCAAGCTGATCGTCGAAGTATCCAGCGCTACCGTGCTTGCCGCGGTGCTCAAGCAGCGCGAACGTTTTGCCGGACGACGCATCGGCTTGGTGTTGACGGGCGGCAATGTCGATCTGAGCGACCTGCCCTGGTAGCAATCAAAACTTGCGCTGGGCATTCGACCCATCGCGTACACAAAGCATTCACGTCTTCAGACGCGCACGCATGCATACATGCATGCGTGGCGTGCGCTTCTTTGAGGTCAATCACACTTTTCCGGCGATGAATCAATCATTGTTTCGCACTACAACTTACTGCACCAGCATCGACTACAGGGGGGCCTAATGATCGAGCTGGAGATGCAGATCCTGTCCGATCGTCGGGAGGGTCTGCTGGTCGAACTGGGTCGTCTGGTTGTATCGAACGGCTTCAGCCTCATCCGACAACGCCTTGCACAAGACAGCCGCGGCGCGTGGCTGACATTGATCGTGCGTGGCCCGGCGGAACGCCAGCTGGTGCTCGAAGAGGCATTGGCCACGCATAGTCGCGTGCTGAGCTTCGAGGCGTCGCTGGCCGGAGAAGGCACGGGTGCTGCCATCGCCCAGGCTGCACCCATGTCGGCCATCCCCGCATCGCACGTTGCGCCGGCAGCTGCGCCGCCAGTCGCGGCAGCTGCTGCTGCCTTGCCCGATGTGCGTCAGGTGGAGAACGTGCTGCCGCAGATGGCGCACGACTATCCGCGGATTTTCCCGTGGCTGGTCACGCTGGAAAACGCGGTTTCCGACGATGCGCGCGAGCCGTCCCTGCTGCTCGCGGGTCGACGTACCGGCGCCTGGGTCTACAAGCGCGACTACGCACTGGGTGCCAAGTTGCCGCTGGGCGATGCCGTCAAGCGTATTGCGCTGCCGGCGCTACGCGGGCTGGCTACGGTCGAGCAGCACGGCGATCAATTGCATATTCGCAACAGCGCGATCTGCTCGCCGCGCGGGCGGTCGGGCTGCAAGTTCTTCAGCGGTTATCTGGAAGGTCTGCTCGGCGACGCGATGACAGCGGGCACGGTATTCGTGCGCAACCTGCATTGTCGCAGCCATGGGGCCGCCGATTGCGTGCTGGAGATTTCCCACTGAAACGTTCGGATCGGCATATTCAAATCAAGGAGAGTCACCATGCATGATCATCAGAACTACAACTGGTTGCTTGTCGCGCTGTCCTACGTCGTCTCGGTACTCGGTTCGTTCACCGCGTTGCAGCTGGCGGTGATGATTCCGGTCGCACAAACCGGCAAGCAACGCACCGCGGCCGTCCTTGCTGCCGGCGCGGCGATGGGCATCGGTGCTATCTGGGCCATGCACTTTATCGCCATGCTTGCTTGCGATATGGGCATGCAGGTCACCTACGATCTGCCGCGCACCGCGCTATCGGCGGTGATCGCCTTCGCAGCCTGCTCGGCAGGTTTGTGGGTTGCCGGCACCGGCGTTTTCAGTGGTGCCAAACTGGTGCTTGGTGGCGTCTGCATGGGGTTGGGCGTGGCCGGCATGCATTACCTGGGCATGGCCGCGATGATGATGGCCGGGGACATGTCCTATGACATGGATCTGGTCGCCGCCTCCATCGCCATCGCCGTGATCGCGTCCATTGCAGCCTTGTGGTTGGCGTTCCACATGCGTGGCCCGGCGCAGATGATCGGTAGCGCGCTGGTGATGGGTGTGGCCGTCTGCGGCATGCACTACACGGGCATGGCGGCCATGCACATGGAAGACAACGGCGGGCAGGTGCCGGAAAACTTCGCCCATGGCCTGCAGGGCGGCAATCTGGGCATGACGATCTTCGGCGTGGTGGTCGCACTGCTGGTAATCGTGCTGGCGGTCAATCACCTGCGTCAGCGTCGTCGCGCGGCGATTTCCATCTAGCGCGGTCTCTATCGGAGGGGCGAATAGCGAGGGCGCACGGCGGTGTGCGCGCAACAACGGTACGGGGATCCCTGTCTACCGGTACTGGCGCAAGTCGCGAACTAAGCCTCGGCGCCCTCGCTATTCGCCCCTTCGTTACGCCGACCGTCTCTGGCGCTATGCTGCCGCCTTCTTCAGGAGGACGATATGGCGCCCATTACTCGCTGTGCCTGGGCCAGCGGCGAACTCGACATCATGCGCGACTACCACGATACCGAGTGGGGTGTGCCGCTGCATGA from Dyella sp. GSA-30 includes the following:
- a CDS encoding MHYT domain-containing protein, encoding MHDHQNYNWLLVALSYVVSVLGSFTALQLAVMIPVAQTGKQRTAAVLAAGAAMGIGAIWAMHFIAMLACDMGMQVTYDLPRTALSAVIAFAACSAGLWVAGTGVFSGAKLVLGGVCMGLGVAGMHYLGMAAMMMAGDMSYDMDLVAASIAIAVIASIAALWLAFHMRGPAQMIGSALVMGVAVCGMHYTGMAAMHMEDNGGQVPENFAHGLQGGNLGMTIFGVVVALLVIVLAVNHLRQRRRAAISI